In Nocardia asteroides, the following proteins share a genomic window:
- the bcp gene encoding thioredoxin-dependent thiol peroxidase produces the protein MTDNHRLSPGDPAPDFTLPDADGKDVSLSDYRGRKVIVYFYPAASTPGCTKQACDFRDNLAELGGAGIDVIGISPDKPAKLAKFRDAEGLTFPLLSDPERTVLKEWGAFGEKMMYGKTVTGVIRSTFLVDEQGKIELAQYNVRATGHVAKLRRDLSV, from the coding sequence GACCGACAACCATCGCCTCTCCCCCGGAGACCCCGCACCCGATTTCACGCTGCCCGACGCCGACGGCAAGGACGTGTCGCTGTCGGACTACCGCGGCCGCAAGGTGATCGTCTACTTCTACCCGGCCGCGAGCACGCCCGGCTGCACCAAGCAGGCCTGCGATTTCCGCGACAACCTGGCCGAACTCGGCGGCGCGGGCATCGACGTCATCGGCATCTCGCCGGACAAGCCGGCCAAGCTGGCCAAGTTCCGCGACGCCGAGGGCCTGACCTTCCCGCTGCTGTCCGACCCCGAGCGCACCGTGCTGAAGGAGTGGGGCGCGTTCGGCGAGAAGATGATGTACGGCAAGACCGTCACCGGCGTCATCCGCTCGACCTTCCTGGTCGACGAACAGGGAAAGATCGAACTCGCCCAGTACAACGTGCGCGCCACCGGCCACGTCGCCAAGCTGCGCCGCGACCTGTCGGTGTAG